The DNA region GCTGCGTTTCCACAATGCTGATGCCGCTGTTATTTGCTGCCGCCACCGCCATATCGCCGTAGATGGATGACGGCGCAAGAATAGCGATACTGCGAATGCCCTTTGCGCTTGCGTATTGCAAGGCGCGCTGCACTTGTTGCGCAGGGCTAAAGCCAAGCACATAGGTTCCATTGCCCGCAACATTCGCATCATTGGTCAGCGCCAAGACGGGAACGCGATTATTGATGAATGTTTTTACCTCCGCCGCGCTTTCGGAAAAGACGGGGCCGATAATTACCTGTGCGCCTTCTTCCATGGCCATGGTTGCCGCGCGCACGGCTTCGGTCGGCGTTGCGCCACTATCGCGCGGAATAAGTTCAAAATTATCCGCCGATAAATCATTCACCGCCATTTGCGCAGCGTCCTGAAAACTCTTGCCCATGCTGGCGTTTTTACCCGAAAGCGGCAACAGCAATGCTACTTTTACCGCGCGCGCATTGCTCGCTTTGCCGGTCATGCTTTGCGGCGGCACATTGTTATTAGACAGGGTCCCATCAAGCGACCCTTGTTGCACTGAACTGGCTAATGGCTCGCTGGTTACAGCGGTTGCTGGCGCAGCGGCGGGCGTTTCCGTACTGCCATTTTGTTGACCGCCTGCATTATATCCGCCCGTTGCACGGTCTGTTCGAAACCAGCTACCCACTTCGCGTGACATATTGGAAGCCGTGTTGCAGCCCGTTAATACGACCAGCAATGAAACGACAAGAAGAAGGGGGGTTCGCATGGCGCAAATGCTCGTGTAGGTTGAGGGCAAGGAGAATAGGCGTGTCTAGCGGTAAAAAATATAAGGGCGAAGCAGGTAAAAAGCAAGCTAGCGCAGGGCTGGTTGGGCGAAGCGCAGAGGCATCGCGCAAAAACATACAGGGCCAACTTACATTGGTTGCTACTCCCATCGGCAATTCTGCAGATATATCGCTACGCGCGCTGGATACGTTGCGTAACGCCGAACTCATCTTTTGCGAGGATACGCGGCAAACGCAAAAACTGTTGATGATGCACGGGATTACCGGCAAAAAACTGGTGGCGGCGCACCAGCATAATGAAGCTGCTGCTGCGCAAAAAATCCTTGCCGAAATCGATGCGGGTAAATCGGTTGTCTATGTCAGCGATGCGGGATTGCCGCTTATTTCCGACCCAGGCGAAACCATCATGCACGCAGCGATTGATGCGGGCGCAAAAGTCACCAGCATTCCCGGCGCGAATGCCGCGCTAACGGCGCTGCAACTTTCGGGCTTGCCGCCACTGCCGTTTTATTTTGCAGGCTTTCTGCCACCCAAAACCAAAGCGCGAAAGGACGTGCTCAAACTCCTGCAATCCATTCCTGCAACCTTGGTCTTTTACGAAGCGCCGCATCGCTTGGCTGAAACACTTGCCGATATGCTATCGGTGCTTGGCAACCGCAATGCCGCCTATGCACGCGAGCTTACGAAAATGTATGAAGAGGTACGGCGCGGCACGTTATCGCAGCTTTCAAAACACACTGAAGCACAAGAAACTATTCGCGGTGAATGCGTCATTTGTATTGCGCCGCCTGCGCAAGAAACCGCACAAAATAATGATGCCGATGAAACCGATAAGCTGCTGCTCGCCGCGCTCAAAACCCTTTCCCCGCGCGATGCCGCGTTTGATGTTGCGGCCAAAACCGGCCTACAGCGCCGCACGCTTTACCAGCGTATTCTGGAATTGAAAAACAATGCAGGCACGGTTGCGGGGAGTGAATGCAAGTGAACGGTCCGCAGAGTGTTCGCACAAAAAAAGGCGCGCAGAATTATGCCTACGGTTTATGGGCCGAAAAATTTGCCGAACTTATTTTGCGCATCAAGGGTTATCAGATTTTGGGCCGGCGCATTAAAACACCATCGGGAGAAATCGACATTCTGGCAGCAACCAAAAAAACGCTGGTCGTTGTTGAGGTCAAAAAACGCGGCGATGATTTTTCGGCTGCATCCGCCATCCGCCCTGCGCAGCAAGCGCGCCTGATTGCATCGGGCAGTTACATGATGGGGCAGGTTCAAGGCTATGAAACGGTGCGCTTTGATGCCGTGTTATTCGCGCCCAAAACCTTGCCAAAACACATCAAAAATGCGTTTTTTGCCCCATAAACGCAGCATTAAGATATTTTTACTGTTCTCGATTAGACTACAAGGACAGCGACTGCTGTCCCGCGAGCTTATGCGAGCGAAGCCATACGGCGTTTGAGTAAAAATGCAGGTAGAGCAAGATCAAGCATTGCGCATTTTGATGTCGGCGGGCGAAGCACCGGATGACAAGCTGGATATCGGCGAAGTGGCGCTTGCCCTTGCCGCGCTGGAAGATAATCTTGCCGCACTGCCATCCTATCGCTCTTTCCTTGATATGGTGGTGCGCGACATGATCCGCAAAGGCGGGGATCTATCCAATTCCAAACTCACACTTGATGAACAGATTTTATTATTGCGCAATACGCTGGTGCATAATTACGGCTTTACCGGCGACCGCGATAGTTACAACAGTTTGGAAAATGCCAATCTGATGCGCGTGATTGACCGGCGCAAAGGGCTTCCTGTTGCACTGGGCATCCTCTATTTACACATTGCACGAAAGTTGGAATGGAACATGGTGGGGCTCAGTTTTCCGGGCCATTTCCTGCTGCGGCTGGAAGCGGGCGGTGACCGCGCGATTTTAGACCCGTTTGATAATTGCGTGGTGCGCCACACGATTGACTTGCGCGAGCTATTGAAATCAACGCAAGGCCTTGATGCCGAATTACTGCCCGAACATTATGAACCGGTCAGTGACCGCCAAGTGCTGCTGCGGCTGCAAAACAATATCAAGATGCGACGCTTGCAACATGGCGCGCTGGAAAAAGCGATTGATTGCCTGCAAACCATGGTGCTGTTTGCGCCCGCCGAAGCGATGCTATGGCGCGAGCTTGGATTATTTCATGGCAAGATGGGCAATATCAAAAGCGCGGTCACCGCGTTGGAAACCTTTATGAAGCTGGGCGTGCCGGAAAGTTTGAAACATCAAACCGCGCTTATCCTGCAAAAACTGCGTAGCGGGTTGCAATAAACAGATAGCATCAAGACGTTACTGGTAACGCTGCCCGCTTGGGTTCGCGCCAGCGCCATGCCATGCTTTGGCAATCAACCGCGCGCGCGCAGCATCTGCATCTGCCAGCGATGATGACTTAACCGGCGCCCCCGCCGATGCATCAGAAAGCCCGTCGCCCAGAACGCGGCTAATTGCACCGTTCAACACACCGATGGTGAATTGATTATGCGCCGTCATCCCGCGGCGAACGATTTCTTGTCCAAGAAAGGCTCTGGTTTTGAAAGTTCCTGCTGCTTCATCTTGTGCCAGCAACGTGGAAATTTGCGCATGCCAGATCTCCATCAGCTGGCTGCGCAGGCCAAACGTCTCGCTAAAACTTCCATCGAGTATGCTGAATATATCCAGCGTGCGCCGCGCAATACCTTCAGGGTCAATCGTGCGGGGAGCGGGGTGTTCACATGCGCGTCCTGTCGCTGCCTCGGCCAGCGCTTGTGTGGCTGCTTCAATCGCATGGTTTTTTTGGCCATCATTTGCCGCATGCGTTGCAACAAAGCTATAGAAATCAATCCGCAGCAACGGGGCACTTACATCTTTTGCAATGGCGGCTGCGCGGCCAATGATGCTTTGGCGCTCATCATATTTGAACGCTTCTTTAAGCTGGGCGAGCGCTGCCGCCGGGTCGTTCAAGATATTTTCAGCAACCTCGACATGCGCATCCGCAAATTCAGCGGCGGTGGTTGGCTCTGATGATGATCCATATTTTCTTGGCATAGCGATGAAACTAACCTTTTACTTTACTTTCAAAAAGCATTTTTTGCCTTTCCTTTTCAAGGTTTCCGTCTAATTTCATTCATCATGAGCAAGAAATTACGCATCGCGCTGCAAATGGACCCCTTGCAGGGGATTAATATCAATGGCGACAGCACCTTTGTGCTGGGTCTGGGCGCGCAGGAATTGGGCCACACCCTTTACAGCTATCACCCCAAAGACATGCACTGGCAAAACGGGCAGGTGGTTGCGCGGGCACAGGAAGTCGCCTTGCGCCGCGAAGCGGGCAATCACTTCACCATTATTGGCGATAAGCGTTTAAATCTTTCAACAGATGTCGATGTGATTTTGCTACGGCAAGATCCGCCCTTTGATATGGGCTATATCACCAATACGCATCTGCTCGACCAGATTGTTGGCCCGCGCATCATCAATAACCCAACAGGTGTGCGCAACGCACCGGAAAAACTGCTAATGCTGCGCTGGCCTAATTTATTGCCGCCCACGCTCATTGCGTATGATGGGCGCGATATCACCGAATTCACCAAGCAGCACGGCACCGTTGTTGCCAAAAAACTTTACGGCAATGCGGGGCGTGATGTGTTTCGCTTTGCGCTCAATGAACTGGATGAGCTGCTAACGCTTGCCAAGGAACATCTTGAAAAAACCGGGGAGCCGATGTTGCTGCAACCGTTTTTGCCGGAAATCTCCAACGGCGATAAACGCATCATTCTGTTTGATGGCAAGCCCGTTGGCGTGATGCAACGCATGCCCAAGGAAGGCGAATTCCGCGCCAATCTTGCGCTTGGCGCATCGGCACATAAATGCGAACTAACACAGCGCGATAGGGATATTTGCAGCATCATCGCGCCGACGTTACGTGAAATGGGCCTTTATTTTGCAGGCATCGATGTCATCGGCGATTACCTGATTGAAATTAACGTGACATCCCCCACGGGGCTGCAAGGCATTAATAATCTTTATGATTTAAAGGGTGATGCACGCATGGAAATGCTGTTCTGGAGGGGCCTTTCTTAAGCTTTTTTCGTGAATTGCTTTCACAGCTTTGCGGTATAACTGCCAGTATATTTTTTAACATATTGGACATTATATGACATCATCCCCACTTCGCATGGTTCGCATCGTAACCGTTGCTGCTGCATGGTCACTAACCGCGCTTGGTATTGCAAGCGCCCAGCAAGCAACAGAAGAACGAGGCAACATTGAAGTAATGGCCATCATTCCTGTGGATTGCAAACTGGATGATGCAGCCCTTGCCGAGGTCCTTGCTGAAAAGCTTGGTGCTTTTTTAACGGCGGAAAACGAAAGCGGCACCCTCGGCATCAAAAAAGGCCCGGTTGCAGCATCGGTGTTTCCCGCAGCTATGCTTGCCTATCTTAGAGAAAATGGCCATGCCGATATGGATGTCAGCACCCGCGCACGGTTTCAACGCGGCCCGCGCTTCCAGTGCATTCGCGGAGTATCGTAAATCATCCCTCATAAATCACCACTGGCATAACCTTCCAAAACGCGCTTGAATGGTCACGTGTTCATTCTAAATGGAAGCAGCATGCGCCACGTCATCCTTGATACCGAAACCACAGGCTTTGATCCCTTGCAAGGCCACCGTATCGTCGAAATCGGCTGTGTTGAAATGGTGGGGCATATTGCCACCGGCAAAACATTCCAATGCTATCTAAATCCTGAACGTGACATGCCGCCCGAAGCGCAAAAGGTGCATGGGCTTACCGACGCGTTTCTTGCCGATAAACCGCTCTTTAGCCAGGTCGTGGAAGAATTCCTCGATTTCATCAGCGATGATCCACTGGTCATTCACAACGCGCCATTCGATATGGCATTTTTAAATGCGGAATTAACGCGCATCGGCTTTTCTGCGCTGCCTAAAACCCGCGCGATTGATACGGTCATCTTGGCGCGCAAAGCATTTCCCGGCGCGCCAGCAAGCCTTGATGCCTTGTGCAAACGCTTCAAGGTCGATGCATCATCGCGCCAATTGCACGGCGCGTTATTGGATGCACGCCTGCTTGCAGACGTATTCGTTGAATTATCGGGCGGCAAGCAAACCGGCCTTAATATGGAATTTGGCGCCAAAACCAAAACCGAAAAAGCCGCGAGTAAAAACACCCTGCGCGCGGTGCGCGAATTCCCGCTTTCCGATGAAGAACGCGCCGCGCATGATGCGGCGATTGCCACCATCAACGGCCATATCTGGAACAAAGCGTCTTAGCGTCTATAATTAAAGCGGTGTGCTAAGGTTCACATCCAAAAATTTAGTACTGCGTTCAAACGCTTTCTTGGCCGCATCGGCATCAAAATGTTCACCGTTAATGCGCGAAAACGCATGTTCCACACCGGCGTACACATAACTTTCAATTCTGGGATTCTTGGCAACCGCATCGCGTACGTTTTGTAATGCATCCCCGTTCAGGTATTTATCATTCTCGGCAAAATGCATCAGCAACGGATTTTTGATATTGGGAACTTCATTCAGTAATTCCGTAAGGCCAACGCCGTAATAGCTGATGTTGCAATTCGCATCGGAACGCGCGGCCATCAGATACGCAAGTTTACCGCCAAGGCAAAAGCCCATTGTCCCAATGCGGCCATTGGTTCCCGGCATGGCGCGCGCCTGCTTTAATGTGCTTTGCAGATCCTTCAAACACAGTTCCAGATCCATGCCGTTCATATACGCAATTGCCTGCTGCCACTCGGCGGGGGTTTTATCGGTCAGCTCCACACCCGGTTGCTGGCGCCAGAAAATATCGGGGCAAATGGCATGATAGCCTTCACGCGCCCAGTTGTCGCACATGGCGCGCATGCTCTCATTCACGCCAAAAATTTCCTGAATAACCAGCAGGACAGGGGCATTGGCCTTATTGGCCTTGGCCAGATATGCGCCAAAGGTCTTGCCGTCATGGCTTTGGATTTCAATATTAAATGGGGGCATTCCGAACTCCTCGAATAAAGGCAGGCCTATTCCTATATACTTCCTCATTGCTCCATTCAAGCGGGGAGCTTATTGTGCTTTCATCATAACCTTGAAAGGTCATCCGATGAAGTTCACCGTGAATATGGAATGCACACCCGAAGAAGCCCGTGCTTTTTTTGGTCTGCCTGATGTGCAACCGATGCAACAGGCAATGATGAAGGAGATGCAGGAACGCATGATGTCCGGCATCAAACAGATGGAACCCGATAAAATGATGCAGCAATGGCTGCCCATGAGCATGCAGGCCTTTGACCAATTCCAGAAAATGTTCTGGTCTTCGATGCAAACCCCGAACGTGCCAAGCGCACAAGCAGCAAATAAAAAATAGGAGCGATCCTTATGAACTGGAACAAACAAACGATTATCATCTGTGTATGTGTGGTCGTCCTGCTCATCGGTATCGGTTATGTGATCACGCGCAAATCGGATATTGAAACGCAACCCTCCGCCCCTGTGGTCGCAAACGAAGAAAAACCAAGCGCCCAAACCGCTGAAAAAGAGGCCGAAACGCCTGCCGAAAAAGCAGCGGAATCCGCCAAAGAACCCGTAAAAGAACAGGTGAAGCAGGAACCTGCCCAACTGCCCCTTGATGAAAACGCGGCGCAAGAAACCAAAAACCTTGAAAAATCATTAGGCATCAAAGGCAAGGATGCGCTGGCACGAACGGTTAATTTCGTTGGCGTTCCGGGCAAGCAAATGACGACCATCATCTTTGTTGCACAAGACAAGATGTATAAAATGGATATTGCGAATACGTTGCTCTATTCCTGCAAGCTTGCTTCCGCTGTTACCTATTTCACGATCAAACGCGCGGCATTGGGTGCGGGCGATACGGTGAACGGTGCGGATGCAGGTGATCTGCATGTCTATGGCAGCGACACATCCAAACCGCCCACTGTGTGCAAGTTGAACTAGATGTACTTCGAAAATCATATTTTCTGTTGCACACAGCGTGCGAGCGGTTGCGTCACTTGCAGGGTCAGTTGTGCGAAGCACAGCGACCTCGCAACAATAGGGCGCAGAGCGAGCCGCAATTTCATGGGGTTTGTGCATGACTGAACTCTATTTCGAGAACCATATATTTTGTTGCACAAACCAGCGCCCTGATGGCCATGAACGTGGTTCTTGCGCACAAAAGGGCAGCGAGAAATTGCGCAATTATATGAAGGATAAAGCCAAGGAACTGGGCATCCCTTCGACGCGCGTCAA from Alphaproteobacteria bacterium includes:
- the gshB gene encoding glutathione synthase; protein product: MSKKLRIALQMDPLQGININGDSTFVLGLGAQELGHTLYSYHPKDMHWQNGQVVARAQEVALRREAGNHFTIIGDKRLNLSTDVDVILLRQDPPFDMGYITNTHLLDQIVGPRIINNPTGVRNAPEKLLMLRWPNLLPPTLIAYDGRDITEFTKQHGTVVAKKLYGNAGRDVFRFALNELDELLTLAKEHLEKTGEPMLLQPFLPEISNGDKRIILFDGKPVGVMQRMPKEGEFRANLALGASAHKCELTQRDRDICSIIAPTLREMGLYFAGIDVIGDYLIEINVTSPTGLQGINNLYDLKGDARMEMLFWRGLS
- a CDS encoding dienelactone hydrolase family protein; amino-acid sequence: MPPFNIEIQSHDGKTFGAYLAKANKANAPVLLVIQEIFGVNESMRAMCDNWAREGYHAICPDIFWRQQPGVELTDKTPAEWQQAIAYMNGMDLELCLKDLQSTLKQARAMPGTNGRIGTMGFCLGGKLAYLMAARSDANCNISYYGVGLTELLNEVPNIKNPLLMHFAENDKYLNGDALQNVRDAVAKNPRIESYVYAGVEHAFSRINGEHFDADAAKKAFERSTKFLDVNLSTPL
- the rsmI gene encoding 16S rRNA (cytidine(1402)-2'-O)-methyltransferase — its product is MSSGKKYKGEAGKKQASAGLVGRSAEASRKNIQGQLTLVATPIGNSADISLRALDTLRNAELIFCEDTRQTQKLLMMHGITGKKLVAAHQHNEAAAAQKILAEIDAGKSVVYVSDAGLPLISDPGETIMHAAIDAGAKVTSIPGANAALTALQLSGLPPLPFYFAGFLPPKTKARKDVLKLLQSIPATLVFYEAPHRLAETLADMLSVLGNRNAAYARELTKMYEEVRRGTLSQLSKHTEAQETIRGECVICIAPPAQETAQNNDADETDKLLLAALKTLSPRDAAFDVAAKTGLQRRTLYQRILELKNNAGTVAGSECK
- a CDS encoding penicillin-binding protein activator; this translates as MRTPLLLVVSLLVVLTGCNTASNMSREVGSWFRTDRATGGYNAGGQQNGSTETPAAAPATAVTSEPLASSVQQGSLDGTLSNNNVPPQSMTGKASNARAVKVALLLPLSGKNASMGKSFQDAAQMAVNDLSADNFELIPRDSGATPTEAVRAATMAMEEGAQVIIGPVFSESAAEVKTFINNRVPVLALTNDANVAGNGTYVLGFSPAQQVQRALQYASAKGIRSIAILAPSSIYGDMAVAAANNSGISIVETQRYTNTKDSIKKAVAAISARRSEIQGILLPDGGAALGNVAAELTAVALSSHDIPIIGTGLWDEQNVQQYNVLVGGFFATSDPAQRSKFTSRYQKAYGSKPVRLASLAYDATALVAVLAKQGLNYDEQALTNPSGFAGLDGIFRLTHEGIAERGLAVLEVTATGSKVVDPAPRKFQ
- a CDS encoding DUF6489 family protein, with the translated sequence MKFTVNMECTPEEARAFFGLPDVQPMQQAMMKEMQERMMSGIKQMEPDKMMQQWLPMSMQAFDQFQKMFWSSMQTPNVPSAQAANKK
- the dnaQ gene encoding DNA polymerase III subunit epsilon — its product is MRHVILDTETTGFDPLQGHRIVEIGCVEMVGHIATGKTFQCYLNPERDMPPEAQKVHGLTDAFLADKPLFSQVVEEFLDFISDDPLVIHNAPFDMAFLNAELTRIGFSALPKTRAIDTVILARKAFPGAPASLDALCKRFKVDASSRQLHGALLDARLLADVFVELSGGKQTGLNMEFGAKTKTEKAASKNTLRAVREFPLSDEERAAHDAAIATINGHIWNKAS
- a CDS encoding transglutaminase-like domain-containing protein, whose product is MQVEQDQALRILMSAGEAPDDKLDIGEVALALAALEDNLAALPSYRSFLDMVVRDMIRKGGDLSNSKLTLDEQILLLRNTLVHNYGFTGDRDSYNSLENANLMRVIDRRKGLPVALGILYLHIARKLEWNMVGLSFPGHFLLRLEAGGDRAILDPFDNCVVRHTIDLRELLKSTQGLDAELLPEHYEPVSDRQVLLRLQNNIKMRRLQHGALEKAIDCLQTMVLFAPAEAMLWRELGLFHGKMGNIKSAVTALETFMKLGVPESLKHQTALILQKLRSGLQ
- a CDS encoding YraN family protein, producing MNGPQSVRTKKGAQNYAYGLWAEKFAELILRIKGYQILGRRIKTPSGEIDILAATKKTLVVVEVKKRGDDFSAASAIRPAQQARLIASGSYMMGQVQGYETVRFDAVLFAPKTLPKHIKNAFFAP